One window from the genome of Roseomonas haemaphysalidis encodes:
- the dcd gene encoding dCTP deaminase: MSIMPDHWIRRMATEQGMIEPFVENQRREGVISFGLSSFGYDARVADEFKIFTNVDNALVDPKQFDDGSFVSRQGPTCIIPPNSFVLAHTVEYFRVPRDVLVICLGKSTYARCGLIVNVTPLEPEWEGQVTIEISNTTPLPARIYANEGICQFLFLQGSAPPDVSYADRRGKYMGQRGVALPRL, from the coding sequence ATGTCCATCATGCCCGACCACTGGATTCGCCGCATGGCGACCGAGCAGGGCATGATCGAGCCCTTCGTGGAGAACCAGCGGCGCGAGGGCGTGATCTCCTTCGGCCTGTCCTCCTTCGGCTACGACGCCCGGGTGGCCGACGAATTCAAGATCTTCACCAACGTGGACAACGCGCTGGTCGATCCCAAGCAGTTCGACGACGGCTCCTTCGTGTCGCGCCAGGGCCCGACCTGCATCATCCCGCCCAATTCCTTTGTGCTGGCCCACACCGTGGAATACTTCCGCGTGCCGCGCGACGTGCTGGTGATCTGCCTGGGCAAGTCCACCTACGCCCGCTGCGGGCTGATCGTGAACGTCACGCCGCTGGAGCCCGAATGGGAAGGCCAGGTGACGATCGAGATCAGCAACACCACGCCGCTGCCCGCCCGCATCTATGCCAACGAGGGCATCTGCCAGTTCCTGTTCCTGCAGGGCTCGGCGCCGCCGGACGTGTCCTACGCGGACCGCCGCGGCAAATACATGGGCCAGCGCGGCGTCGCGCTGCCCCGCCTGTAA
- the murA gene encoding UDP-N-acetylglucosamine 1-carboxyvinyltransferase — protein MDRIRIRGGRRLQGTIAVGGAKNAALPLLATALLTGDGVTLTNTPALSDVVTMAALLEQHGLRVEHDRASQSIRLEGEATNFEAPYDLVRKMRASILVLGPLLARYRQARVSLPGGCAIGTRPVDLHLKGLEAMGAKIDLEAGYIDASAPEGLHGAKILFPQVSVGATENLLMAATLARGTTTLVNAAREPEIGDLAACLVSMGAKIDGIGTDRLVIEGVDSLHGTTHPILPDRIEAGTFACAAGITGGEVLLAGVRVEIFGSVAANLREAGIELTQEQAGLRVARVDGLRGVDAVTEPFPGFATDMQAQFMATMAVAEGASMITETIFENRFMHVPELSRMGARINAHGSSAIVRGVSRLTGAPVMATDLRASVSLIIAGLAAQGDTVVNRVYHLDRGYERVEQKLAGVGADIERLRD, from the coding sequence ATGGACCGCATCCGCATCCGTGGCGGCCGCCGGCTGCAGGGCACCATCGCCGTCGGCGGCGCCAAGAATGCCGCGCTGCCGCTCTTGGCCACCGCGCTGCTGACCGGCGACGGCGTGACGCTGACCAACACCCCCGCCCTGTCCGACGTGGTGACCATGGCGGCGCTGCTGGAGCAGCACGGGCTGCGGGTGGAGCACGACCGCGCCAGCCAAAGCATCCGCCTGGAAGGCGAGGCCACGAACTTCGAGGCGCCCTACGACCTGGTGCGCAAGATGCGCGCCTCCATCCTGGTGCTGGGGCCGCTGCTGGCGCGCTACCGCCAGGCGCGCGTGTCGCTGCCCGGCGGCTGCGCCATCGGCACCCGCCCCGTCGACCTGCACCTCAAGGGGCTGGAGGCGATGGGCGCGAAGATCGACCTGGAAGCCGGCTACATCGACGCCAGCGCGCCCGAGGGCCTGCACGGCGCCAAGATCCTGTTCCCCCAGGTCTCGGTCGGCGCCACCGAGAACCTCCTGATGGCGGCGACCCTGGCGCGCGGCACCACCACCCTGGTCAACGCGGCGCGCGAGCCGGAGATCGGCGACCTCGCCGCCTGCCTGGTGTCCATGGGTGCGAAGATCGACGGCATCGGCACCGACCGGCTGGTGATCGAGGGCGTGGACAGCCTGCACGGCACCACCCACCCCATCCTGCCTGACCGCATCGAGGCTGGCACCTTCGCCTGCGCCGCCGGCATCACGGGCGGCGAGGTGCTGCTCGCCGGCGTGCGGGTGGAGATCTTCGGCTCCGTCGCGGCCAACCTGCGCGAAGCCGGCATCGAGCTGACGCAGGAACAGGCTGGCCTGCGCGTGGCGCGCGTGGATGGCCTGCGCGGCGTGGATGCCGTGACCGAGCCCTTCCCCGGCTTCGCCACCGACATGCAGGCGCAGTTCATGGCCACCATGGCGGTGGCCGAGGGCGCTTCCATGATCACCGAGACGATCTTCGAGAACCGCTTCATGCACGTGCCGGAGTTGTCCCGCATGGGCGCGCGCATCAATGCCCACGGCTCGTCGGCCATTGTGCGCGGCGTGTCGCGGCTGACCGGGGCGCCGGTCATGGCCACCGACCTGCGCGCTTCCGTGTCGCTGATCATCGCCGGGCTGGCCGCGCAGGGGGATACGGTGGTCAACCGCGTGTACCACCTGGACCGCGGCTACGAGCGGGTGGAGCAGAAGCTGGCTGGCGTCGGCGCGGACATCGAACGTCTGCGCGACTGA
- the hisG gene encoding ATP phosphoribosyltransferase — protein sequence MDQPFNEAGLEPDAATPLVLALPKGRILKELGPMLARTGIVPAADFHDENSRRLRFETSNPSLDVVRVRSFDVATFVAFGAAQIGICGADVLMEHDYPEIYAPLDLGIGRCRVSVAEPVEVAGRADRKRLSRVAVATKYPNIARQHFARQGIQAEVVHLNGAMELAPALGLSNLIVDLVQTGSTLKANGLVETEVIAPVTSRLIVNRTALKTRPEAIGAWLARFRAALEAA from the coding sequence ATGGACCAGCCTTTCAACGAAGCCGGCCTGGAGCCGGACGCCGCCACCCCTCTCGTGCTCGCATTGCCGAAGGGGCGCATCCTGAAGGAGCTGGGGCCGATGCTGGCCCGGACCGGCATCGTCCCCGCCGCCGATTTTCACGACGAGAACAGCCGCCGCCTGCGGTTCGAAACCAGCAACCCGTCGCTCGACGTGGTGCGGGTCCGCTCCTTCGACGTCGCGACCTTCGTGGCCTTCGGGGCCGCCCAGATCGGCATCTGCGGCGCCGACGTGCTGATGGAGCACGACTACCCCGAGATCTACGCGCCGCTCGACCTCGGCATCGGCCGCTGCCGCGTCAGCGTGGCGGAGCCGGTGGAAGTGGCCGGGCGGGCCGACCGCAAGCGGTTGTCGCGCGTGGCGGTCGCCACAAAGTACCCCAACATCGCGCGGCAGCACTTCGCCCGCCAGGGCATCCAGGCCGAGGTGGTGCACCTGAACGGCGCCATGGAGCTGGCCCCCGCGCTGGGCCTGTCCAACCTGATCGTCGACCTGGTGCAGACCGGCTCCACCCTGAAGGCCAACGGGCTGGTGGAAACCGAGGTCATCGCCCCCGTCACCTCCCGCCTGATCGTCAACCGCACGGCGCTGAAGACACGCCCGGAGGCGATCGGCGCCTGGCTGGCCCGCTTCCGCGCGGCGCTGGAGGCCGCATGA
- the hisD gene encoding histidinol dehydrogenase encodes MIRLDTSEDGFEAGFASLLDMARDTTARVDGAVAEIIAQVRRSGDSALLELTARFDRWQPASAEALRVTPAEIDAALAECDPALIAALDHAATRIERFHRAQMPADVLLDDPAGLSLGMRWGAIDAVGIYVPGGKAAYPSSVLMNAIPARVAGVSRVAMCVPTPGGVLNPLVLAAARRAGVSEVWRIGGAQAIAALAWGTASIPPVDRVAGPGNAYVAEAKRQVFGRVGIDSIAGPSEVVVIADRWQDPARVAMDLLAQAEHDESAQSILITDSATLAGAVERAVQDALQTLPRAAIAGESWARNGAVIVARSLEEAAALSDRLAPEHLELLVEEPRALFARIRHAGAAFLGGFCPEALGDYIAGPNHVLPTGRTARFASGLSVFDFLKRTTWVDATQEGLAAIGPDAVLLAEAEGLGAHAQSIAMRLGR; translated from the coding sequence ATGATCCGCCTGGATACTAGCGAGGACGGCTTCGAGGCCGGCTTCGCCAGCCTGCTCGACATGGCGCGCGATACCACCGCGCGGGTGGACGGCGCAGTGGCGGAGATCATCGCCCAGGTGCGGCGGAGCGGCGACTCCGCGCTGCTGGAGCTGACCGCCCGCTTCGACCGCTGGCAGCCGGCCTCCGCCGAGGCCCTGCGCGTCACGCCGGCCGAGATCGATGCCGCGCTGGCGGAATGCGACCCCGCGCTGATCGCGGCGCTGGACCATGCCGCGACGCGCATCGAGCGCTTTCACCGCGCCCAGATGCCGGCGGACGTGCTGCTGGACGACCCGGCGGGCCTGTCGCTCGGCATGCGCTGGGGGGCGATCGACGCGGTGGGCATCTACGTGCCCGGCGGCAAGGCGGCCTATCCCTCCTCCGTGCTGATGAACGCCATTCCCGCCCGCGTCGCCGGCGTATCCCGCGTGGCCATGTGCGTGCCCACCCCCGGCGGCGTGCTGAACCCGCTGGTGCTGGCCGCCGCCCGCCGCGCCGGCGTGTCCGAGGTCTGGCGCATCGGCGGCGCGCAGGCCATCGCGGCGCTGGCCTGGGGCACCGCGTCCATCCCGCCCGTGGACCGCGTGGCCGGCCCCGGCAACGCCTATGTGGCGGAAGCCAAGCGGCAGGTGTTCGGCCGCGTCGGCATCGATTCCATCGCCGGCCCATCCGAGGTGGTGGTGATCGCCGACCGCTGGCAGGACCCCGCCCGCGTGGCCATGGACCTGCTGGCCCAGGCCGAGCACGACGAAAGCGCCCAGTCCATCCTGATCACCGACAGCGCGACCCTGGCCGGCGCCGTGGAGCGCGCGGTGCAGGACGCGCTGCAGACCCTGCCCCGCGCCGCCATCGCCGGCGAAAGCTGGGCGCGCAACGGCGCCGTCATCGTCGCCCGCAGCCTGGAAGAGGCCGCGGCCCTGTCCGACCGCCTGGCGCCCGAGCACCTGGAGCTGCTGGTGGAGGAGCCGCGCGCCCTGTTCGCCCGCATCCGCCACGCCGGCGCCGCGTTCCTCGGCGGCTTCTGCCCCGAAGCGCTGGGCGACTACATCGCCGGTCCCAACCACGTGCTGCCCACCGGCCGCACCGCGCGCTTCGCGTCCGGCCTGTCGGTGTTCGACTTCCTGAAGCGCACCACCTGGGTGGACGCGACCCAGGAAGGGCTGGCCGCCATCGGGCCCGACGCCGTGCTGCTGGCCGAGGCCGAGGGGCTGGGCGCGCATGCGCAAAGCATCGCCATGCGGCTTGGCCGGTGA
- the infA gene encoding translation initiation factor IF-1, translated as MSKEDMIEFSGQVVELLPNAMFRVKLDNEHMVLAHTSGKMRKNRIRVLAGDRVNVEMTPYDLTKGRITFRFK; from the coding sequence ATGTCTAAAGAAGATATGATCGAGTTCAGCGGCCAGGTCGTCGAACTGCTGCCCAACGCGATGTTTCGCGTCAAGCTCGACAACGAGCACATGGTCCTGGCCCACACCAGCGGGAAGATGCGCAAGAACCGCATCCGCGTGCTGGCCGGCGACCGCGTCAACGTCGAGATGACGCCCTACGACCTCACCAAGGGCCGCATCACCTTCCGCTTCAAGTGA
- a CDS encoding Maf family nucleotide pyrophosphatase, giving the protein MSALAARPPLVLASGSPRRVDLLARIGVTPDRILPADIDETPARDELPRLLAARLSRAKAAAVAPLAPDAVVLAADTVVGVGRRILPKAETEAEARQCLDLLSGRRHRVHTGVALALPDGRVLTRLVESVVTFQRLTAQQVDAYIAGGEWRGKAGGYTIQESAEAFVRFLSGSHSNVVGLPLYETAQLLRGIGWLRP; this is encoded by the coding sequence GTGAGCGCTCTGGCTGCCCGACCGCCGCTGGTATTGGCCAGCGGCAGCCCGCGCCGGGTGGATCTGCTGGCGCGGATCGGCGTCACGCCCGACCGCATCCTGCCCGCCGACATCGACGAGACGCCCGCGCGCGACGAGTTGCCGCGCCTGCTGGCCGCCCGCCTATCCCGCGCCAAGGCCGCCGCCGTGGCGCCGCTGGCGCCCGATGCGGTGGTGCTGGCCGCCGACACGGTGGTGGGCGTTGGCCGCCGCATCCTGCCCAAGGCGGAGACGGAGGCCGAGGCGCGGCAATGCCTGGACCTCCTGTCCGGCCGCCGCCACCGCGTGCATACCGGCGTGGCCCTGGCGCTGCCCGATGGCCGCGTGCTGACGCGGCTGGTGGAAAGCGTCGTCACCTTTCAGCGCCTGACGGCGCAGCAGGTGGACGCCTACATCGCCGGCGGCGAATGGCGCGGCAAAGCGGGCGGCTACACCATCCAGGAATCGGCCGAGGCCTTCGTGCGCTTTCTGTCCGGCAGCCATTCCAACGTGGTCGGCCTGCCGCTTTACGAGACGGCGCAGCTTCTGCGGGGCATCGGCTGGCTGCGCCCCTGA
- a CDS encoding ribonuclease E/G, producing MSASPGEQRTALWRDGRLDAAFVERPSRPEGLGDLHVGRLNARAPAMAGAFVALVGDDTGFLPDSEGAKGRTEGEWLRVAVTRAAQGGKGPRLSLRPPPEPVSGPPRLLSRGPDAPLRLAAQHPDAPLLTDSAATAARLRAAVGVERVRLSAAPAFDDAVEAAFEELSGPEVALPGGGRLSIHPTPALVAIDVDAGGLAGGRDAAAHMALNRAALFEAARQIRLRHLAGAILLDMAGLPVARRKALLPAMQEAAAADPDLRVLGLTGLGLIEMQRRRVRAPLHEVLGQPLSALSRGLAALRAGLRQARPGARLALTASPAVCAALRGCPGALDAFAEAAGPLALRPDPLCPPGQEHVHGD from the coding sequence GTGTCCGCCTCGCCGGGCGAGCAGCGCACGGCGCTGTGGCGGGACGGCCGGCTGGACGCGGCCTTCGTGGAGCGTCCGTCCCGGCCCGAGGGCCTGGGCGACCTGCATGTTGGCCGCCTCAACGCCCGCGCGCCCGCCATGGCCGGCGCCTTTGTGGCCCTGGTGGGCGACGACACCGGCTTTCTGCCGGATTCCGAGGGCGCCAAGGGCCGCACGGAAGGCGAATGGCTGCGCGTCGCCGTCACCCGCGCCGCCCAGGGCGGCAAGGGCCCCCGCCTGTCCCTGCGGCCGCCGCCGGAGCCGGTGTCCGGCCCGCCCCGGCTGCTGTCGCGTGGCCCGGACGCCCCCCTGCGGCTGGCCGCGCAGCACCCCGATGCCCCCCTGCTCACCGACAGCGCCGCCACCGCCGCCCGGCTGCGCGCCGCGGTGGGCGTGGAGCGCGTGCGGCTGTCCGCCGCGCCGGCCTTCGACGACGCGGTGGAAGCCGCCTTCGAGGAGCTGTCCGGCCCCGAGGTGGCGCTACCCGGTGGTGGCCGCCTGTCCATCCACCCCACCCCCGCGCTGGTGGCCATCGACGTCGATGCCGGCGGGCTGGCCGGCGGGCGCGATGCCGCCGCGCACATGGCGTTGAACCGCGCGGCGTTGTTCGAGGCAGCGCGGCAGATCCGCCTGCGCCACCTGGCGGGCGCCATCCTGCTGGACATGGCGGGCCTGCCCGTGGCCCGCCGCAAGGCGCTGCTGCCGGCCATGCAGGAAGCCGCCGCCGCCGACCCCGACCTGCGGGTGCTGGGGCTGACCGGCCTTGGCCTGATCGAGATGCAGCGCCGCCGCGTGCGCGCCCCGCTGCACGAGGTGCTGGGCCAGCCGCTGTCGGCGCTGTCGCGCGGGCTGGCGGCGCTGCGGGCCGGGCTGCGGCAGGCCCGCCCCGGGGCACGGCTGGCGCTTACCGCCTCCCCCGCCGTGTGCGCCGCGCTGCGGGGCTGCCCCGGCGCGCTGGATGCCTTCGCCGAGGCCGCCGGCCCGCTGGCGCTGCGCCCCGACCCCCTTTGTCCCCCAGGCCAGGAGCATGTGCATGGCGACTAA
- the yacG gene encoding DNA gyrase inhibitor YacG, producing MATKTGPKCPICGKPAVPEHRPFCSARCRQVDLGRWLSGDYVIPGAPVPEEDDKEN from the coding sequence ATGGCGACTAAGACCGGCCCGAAATGCCCGATCTGCGGCAAGCCCGCGGTGCCCGAGCACCGCCCCTTCTGCTCCGCCCGCTGCCGGCAGGTGGATCTTGGCCGCTGGCTGAGCGGCGATTACGTGATCCCCGGCGCGCCGGTGCCGGAGGAAGACGACAAGGAAAACTGA
- a CDS encoding carbohydrate porin, translating to MMPRRIAPPLRLAAALLLAAPAAARAQTADSVPAATACEEGRDLGSGVCVNAGLLVDGFANLRGGVRRGAVALGQLTAATTVDLGEALSPALDGWRFGASVVGIYGRQPTANLVGSLAAVSNAEALSAPRLSALWLERSWEDVLSLRAGQLAVDTEFTVAEAAENLVNGTFGWPVGLATSLPSGGVAYPFAAPGARLALGAPDKGTGLRIGVFSGDPAGRPGEGTDPQRHNRFGTTFSFSGGTFLIVEAVTGGTAEDGPRPWTAKLGAWTLRRGGFDSQRLDSAGLSLADPDAGPPRRFANNQGVYGVGEATLWREGPRNLALFARAFAQPGDRNLVSLQTDAGLAWRGAFGRDDETLSLGASLARIGRDARRLDQDAAAFGDARPERDHELVLEANYDVALAGGGLHLRPGLQWLLHPAARAIDDREPGRPLKNAVVAGLRLQAGF from the coding sequence ATGATGCCTCGCCGGATCGCGCCGCCGCTGCGCCTCGCCGCCGCCCTGCTGCTGGCCGCCCCCGCCGCCGCGCGGGCGCAGACCGCCGACAGCGTGCCCGCCGCCACCGCCTGCGAGGAAGGGCGCGACCTCGGCAGCGGCGTGTGCGTCAATGCCGGGTTGCTGGTGGACGGCTTCGCCAACCTGCGCGGCGGCGTGCGGCGCGGCGCCGTGGCCCTGGGGCAGCTCACCGCCGCCACCACGGTGGACCTGGGCGAGGCGCTGTCGCCCGCCCTAGACGGCTGGCGCTTCGGCGCGAGCGTGGTGGGCATCTACGGGCGCCAGCCGACGGCCAACTTGGTCGGCAGCCTGGCCGCTGTCAGCAATGCCGAGGCGCTGTCCGCCCCCCGCCTCAGCGCGCTGTGGCTGGAACGCAGTTGGGAGGACGTGCTGTCGCTGCGCGCGGGCCAGCTCGCGGTGGACACCGAGTTCACCGTGGCCGAGGCGGCGGAGAACCTGGTCAACGGCACTTTCGGCTGGCCGGTGGGGCTGGCGACCAGCCTGCCATCGGGCGGCGTTGCCTACCCCTTCGCGGCGCCCGGCGCGCGGCTGGCGCTGGGCGCGCCGGACAAGGGCACCGGGCTGCGCATTGGCGTGTTTTCCGGCGACCCGGCGGGGCGGCCGGGCGAAGGCACGGACCCGCAGCGCCACAACCGCTTTGGCACCACCTTCAGCTTCAGCGGCGGCACTTTTCTGATCGTGGAAGCCGTGACCGGCGGCACGGCGGAGGACGGCCCCCGCCCCTGGACCGCCAAGCTCGGCGCCTGGACGCTGCGGCGCGGCGGCTTCGACTCGCAGCGCCTGGACAGCGCCGGGCTGTCGCTGGCCGACCCGGATGCCGGACCGCCCCGCCGCTTCGCGAACAACCAGGGCGTCTACGGTGTCGGCGAGGCGACGCTGTGGCGCGAGGGCCCGCGCAACCTCGCCCTCTTTGCCCGCGCCTTCGCGCAGCCGGGGGACCGCAACCTTGTGTCGCTGCAAACCGATGCGGGGCTGGCCTGGCGTGGTGCCTTCGGGCGGGACGACGAGACGTTGTCGCTCGGTGCCTCGCTGGCGCGCATCGGGCGCGACGCGCGGCGGCTGGACCAGGACGCCGCCGCCTTCGGCGACGCCCGGCCGGAGCGCGACCACGAGCTGGTGCTGGAAGCCAATTACGACGTGGCGCTGGCCGGCGGCGGGCTGCACCTGCGCCCCGGGCTGCAATGGCTGCTGCACCCGGCCGCACGGGCGATCGACGACCGCGAGCCCGGCCGCCCGCTGAAGAACGCGGTGGTGGCCGGGCTGCGCCTGCAAGCCGGCTTCTGA
- a CDS encoding ornithine cyclodeaminase family protein, translated as MTQPLQADASQLARVLDAPALRAALAAMFRDGCEVPVRHHHTVAAGTGPDATLLLMPAWQPGRFLGVKVVNVFPGNGALGLPAVQGTYLLFDGRTGVLLATLDGNELTARRTAAASALAASYLAAPEADSLLVAGTGRLAPHLARAHAAVRPLKRIAIWGRDGGKAAQVAATLRAEGLPAQAAPDLRAAVGEARMVSCATLSRAPLVQGAWLRPGTHLDLVGGFTPEMREADDEAVRRASVFVDAPGALSEAGDIVLPMRSGALRTGGVLANLAALVRGEHPGRRTADEITLFKSVGTAEEDLAAAVLAFGRLRAPE; from the coding sequence ATGACCCAGCCCCTGCAAGCCGACGCCAGCCAACTCGCCCGGGTGCTGGATGCCCCTGCCCTGCGCGCCGCCCTGGCCGCGATGTTCCGCGACGGCTGCGAGGTGCCGGTGCGCCACCACCACACCGTGGCCGCCGGCACGGGGCCGGATGCCACGCTGCTGCTGATGCCGGCCTGGCAGCCGGGGCGTTTCCTGGGCGTCAAGGTGGTCAACGTCTTTCCCGGCAACGGCGCGCTGGGCCTGCCGGCGGTGCAGGGCACCTACCTGCTGTTCGATGGCCGCACCGGCGTGCTGCTGGCCACGCTGGACGGCAACGAGCTGACGGCGCGGCGCACCGCCGCCGCCTCCGCCCTGGCCGCGTCGTATCTGGCGGCGCCGGAGGCCGACAGCCTCCTGGTGGCGGGTACCGGCCGGCTGGCGCCGCATCTGGCGCGCGCCCACGCAGCGGTGCGGCCGCTGAAGCGCATCGCCATCTGGGGCCGCGACGGCGGCAAGGCGGCCCAGGTCGCCGCCACGCTGCGGGCGGAAGGGCTGCCGGCCCAGGCGGCGCCCGACCTGCGGGCCGCGGTGGGCGAGGCGCGCATGGTGAGCTGCGCCACGCTGAGCCGCGCACCGCTGGTGCAGGGCGCATGGCTGCGGCCCGGCACGCATCTGGACCTGGTGGGCGGCTTCACGCCCGAGATGCGCGAAGCGGACGACGAGGCGGTGCGCCGCGCCAGCGTCTTCGTGGACGCGCCGGGTGCCTTGTCGGAAGCCGGCGACATCGTGCTGCCGATGCGAAGCGGCGCGCTGCGCACCGGGGGCGTGCTCGCCAACCTCGCGGCCCTGGTGCGGGGCGAGCATCCCGGCCGCCGGACGGCCGACGAGATCACGTTGTTCAAGTCGGTCGGCACCGCCGAGGAAGACCTCGCCGCCGCCGTGCTGGCCTTCGGCCGGCTGCGCGCGCCGGAATGA
- a CDS encoding DUF4214 domain-containing protein produces the protein MAQTELSPESGNQFVDAFINNGRHYVNDPGTPGGTPFVVNYYFDVLPGTDASGRNTAYTWRPFETAAWEKAVQGWSNVANVSFNRVNTAAEALFLERLEDQATAGGTVSASHSLPSASTTAQSRGTYNFEAVNVRQWSPDQLEPGGNFYRTFIHEVGHGLGLKHPHDGGSGDFAGNYFPGISAEESSAERQRSLGVLELNHMFGSVMSYIHGYEFDDNGIIQLVPTRQRPVADDFFLDHGFAATPMAYDIAAIQYLYGANTAFRTGDNVYILPDSNDPHPFVRGEPNEAGVPESIIYQPDRAYWESIWDAGGIDEIRYDVMDANGNAVAGSRNVIIDLTAATLDLSETSAGVLSYAAGIGGGFTIANGVVIENATGGNGNDTLRGNAADNVILGRGGDDAITATAGLDTVDGGEGFDRLIFAATGRGDVSIALGLPGGASSIAMSTADVTTFVGIERAELVDARVEYTADTDAALVDRLYNAVLGRESDALGLARWTAMLEQGMSGTALANGFLGSAEGAARLGGLDDASFVQTAYATALGRGAGADETAARVQALGGGVSRAEMLAEIATSAEAISADTGGATGGLVVADYNVLLAQRGYLTALGRSGDVAGLQFQADSLTSGVLTEQQLASAFVNTAEFTDRYGTATDADFVSSLYGNAFGREADADGLAFWTGVLGSGGTRAAVVQSFLDAGEAQTALFQLAASGISLQPDDVFV, from the coding sequence ATGGCGCAGACCGAGCTCTCTCCTGAAAGTGGCAATCAGTTCGTCGATGCGTTCATCAACAACGGGCGGCACTACGTCAACGATCCGGGAACACCCGGGGGCACGCCCTTTGTCGTCAACTACTACTTCGACGTGCTGCCCGGCACCGACGCCAGCGGCCGCAACACCGCCTATACCTGGCGGCCCTTCGAAACCGCCGCTTGGGAAAAGGCGGTGCAGGGCTGGAGCAACGTCGCCAACGTGTCGTTCAACCGGGTGAACACCGCCGCCGAGGCCCTGTTCCTGGAGCGGCTGGAAGACCAGGCCACGGCCGGCGGCACTGTTTCCGCCTCGCACAGCCTGCCGAGCGCCAGCACCACCGCTCAGTCGCGCGGCACCTACAACTTCGAGGCGGTGAACGTGCGGCAGTGGTCGCCGGACCAGTTGGAGCCGGGCGGCAACTTCTACCGCACCTTCATCCATGAGGTCGGCCACGGGCTAGGCCTCAAGCACCCGCATGACGGCGGCAGCGGCGATTTCGCGGGCAACTACTTTCCCGGCATCAGCGCGGAGGAAAGCTCGGCCGAGCGGCAGCGCAGCCTGGGCGTGCTGGAGCTGAACCACATGTTCGGCTCGGTCATGTCCTACATCCATGGCTACGAGTTCGACGACAACGGCATCATCCAGCTGGTGCCCACCCGCCAGCGCCCGGTGGCGGACGATTTCTTTCTGGACCACGGCTTCGCGGCCACGCCCATGGCCTACGACATCGCCGCCATCCAGTACCTGTACGGCGCCAACACCGCGTTCCGCACGGGCGACAACGTCTACATCCTGCCCGATTCCAACGACCCCCATCCCTTCGTGCGCGGCGAGCCCAACGAGGCCGGCGTGCCGGAGTCGATCATCTACCAGCCTGACCGGGCCTACTGGGAATCGATCTGGGATGCCGGCGGCATCGACGAGATCCGCTACGACGTGATGGACGCGAACGGCAATGCCGTGGCCGGCAGCCGCAATGTCATCATCGACCTCACCGCCGCGACGCTGGACCTCAGCGAAACCAGCGCCGGCGTGCTCAGCTACGCGGCCGGAATCGGTGGCGGCTTCACCATCGCCAACGGCGTGGTGATCGAGAACGCCACCGGCGGCAACGGCAACGACACGCTGCGCGGCAACGCGGCCGACAACGTCATCCTGGGCCGTGGGGGCGACGACGCGATCACCGCCACCGCCGGCCTCGACACGGTGGATGGCGGCGAGGGCTTCGACCGCCTGATCTTCGCGGCCACCGGCCGCGGCGACGTTTCCATCGCGCTGGGCCTGCCGGGCGGTGCTTCCAGCATCGCCATGAGCACGGCCGACGTCACCACCTTTGTCGGCATCGAGCGGGCGGAACTGGTGGACGCGCGGGTGGAATACACCGCCGACACCGACGCCGCGCTGGTGGACCGCCTGTACAACGCCGTGCTGGGCCGCGAAAGCGACGCGCTGGGCCTGGCGCGCTGGACGGCGATGCTGGAGCAGGGGATGTCCGGCACGGCGCTGGCCAACGGCTTTCTGGGCTCGGCGGAAGGGGCCGCCCGGCTGGGCGGGCTGGACGACGCGAGCTTCGTGCAGACCGCCTATGCCACCGCCCTGGGCCGCGGGGCGGGGGCGGATGAAACCGCCGCGCGCGTGCAGGCGCTCGGCGGCGGCGTGTCCCGCGCCGAGATGCTGGCGGAGATCGCGACATCGGCCGAGGCCATCTCGGCCGATACCGGCGGCGCCACGGGCGGGCTGGTCGTGGCGGACTACAACGTGCTGCTGGCGCAGCGCGGCTACCTGACGGCGCTGGGCCGCTCGGGCGACGTCGCCGGGCTGCAGTTCCAGGCCGACAGCCTGACGAGCGGCGTGCTGACGGAGCAGCAGCTTGCTTCGGCCTTCGTCAACACGGCCGAGTTCACCGACCGCTACGGCACCGCCACCGACGCCGACTTCGTGTCCAGCCTGTACGGCAATGCCTTCGGGCGCGAAGCGGATGCGGATGGGCTGGCCTTCTGGACGGGCGTGCTGGGCTCGGGCGGCACGCGCGCCGCGGTGGTGCAAAGCTTCCTGGATGCCGGCGAGGCCCAGACGGCGCTGTTCCAGCTCGCGGCATCCGGCATCAGCCTGCAGCCGGACGACGTCTTCGTGTGA